A single window of Gossypium arboreum isolate Shixiya-1 chromosome 13, ASM2569848v2, whole genome shotgun sequence DNA harbors:
- the LOC108462347 gene encoding uncharacterized protein LOC108462347, with protein sequence MVDAASGGALVNMTPENARTLISTMAVNSQQFGSSSEPSRRVHEVSTVSLENKIDKLTNIVNSLVTGKIGAAKVCGICTMPNHPTDSCPMLQDKTGAQVNAINNFPGPPQRPYNPYGNTFNPGWRDHPNMSYGNKNQNYQPRPPPFPNQSPQKTSLETIVEKLAISQEKFQTQTQSHLQEIDKQISQLAQTVGRLESQGRLPSQTEINPRENVSAIILRSGTVISPEPTKEPEKIEKDKEDTSLKSQEEKSSPTSSKVIPSPSLSTYETPPPFPRKLARRDKKEDEKQILDIFKKVEINIPLLDVIQKVPKYAKFLKDLCTNRRRLSENERVNLNENISAIFQRRLPPKYKDQGMFAIPCKIGKVKIKRAMCDLGTSINVMPLSVYNKISTELLKETRVMVQLADRSVIYPEGVLENVLVKVNDLIFPADFYIIDMENDRSNNGSEILLGRPFLSTAHKKINVRNDILTMEFDGEVVKFDVYKAMKYPDSIASLNFVDIIDPLADDFIETDLFYNFYRKLEDLDDESEIISTLSSISDSRLIPPKPLPLILQEPQLELKQLLSHLKYEFLGYN encoded by the coding sequence ATGGTGGATGCTGCAAGTGGTGGCGCACTCGTCAATATGACGCCAGAAAATGCTAGAACTCTAATCTCTACTATGGCCGTAAACTCGCAACAGTTCGGCTCTTCAAGTGAACCTAGCCGACGGGTTCACGAAGTAAGTACCGTTTCTTTGGAAAATAAAATAGACAAATTGACTAATATTGTCAATTCTCTTGTCACAGGTAAGATAGGAGCCGCGAAGGTTTGTGGAATCTGCACGATGCCGAACCACCCAACTGATTCATGTCCAATGCTACAAGATAAGACGGGCGCCCAAGTCAATGCCATAAATAATTTCCCAGGACCTCCTCAAAGGCCATACAATCCCTACGGTAACACTTTCAATCCCGGTTGGAGAGACCATCCAAATATGAGCTATGgaaacaaaaaccaaaattacCAACCAAGACCACCTCCCTTTCCAAATCAATCACCACAAAAAACCTCTCTTGAGACCATTGTTGAAAAGTTGGCCATTTCACAAGAGAAATTCCAAACCCAAACACAATCTCATCTCCAAGAAATTGACAAACAAATAAGCCAACTAGCTCAAACCGTTGGTCGCCTAGAGTCTCAAGGACGATTGCCCTCTCAAACTGAAATAAATCCGAGAGAAAATGTAAGCGCAATCATTTTACGAAGTGGTACCGTAATTTCACCAGAGCCGACAAAGGAGCCCGAGAAAATCGAGAAAGACAAAGAAGACACTTCTTTGAAGAGTCAAGAAGAAAAATCCTCGCCTACCTCAAGTAAAGTCATTCCTAGTCCTTCTTTGTCTACTTACGAGACTCCTCCTCCCTTTCCAAGAAAGCTTGCAAGGCGTGACAAAAAGGAAGATGAGAAGCAAATTTTGGATATATTCAAAAAAGTGGAAATCAATATCCCACTCCTTGATGTCATTCAGAAGGTGCCAAAATATGCGAAGTTTTTGAAAGACTTATGCACAAATCGGAGGCGATTATCCGAAAATGAAAGAGTTAACCTCAACGAGAATATTTCAGCCATTTTTCAAAGACGCCTACCACCGAAATACAAGGACCAAGGGATGTTTGCAATTCCGTGCAAAATAggaaaagttaaaataaaaaggGCAATGTGTGATCTAGGCACATCTATTAATGTCATGCCGCTAAGCGTCTACAACAAAATTTCAACAGAACTATTAAAAGAGACGCGAGTGATGGTTCAATTAGCTGATCGGTCAGTTATCTACCCCGAAGGGGTACTAGAAAATGTGTTGGTAAAGGTAAACGATCTCATTTTCCCTGCTGATTTTTACATTATTGACATGGAAAATGACCGCAGCAACAACGGatcagaaatcttgcttggacgCCCTTTCTTGTCAACAGCGCATAAAAAAATCAATGTCCGTAACGACATCTTAACCATGGAATTTGATGGGGAAGTGGTTAAATTCGATGTGTACAAAGCTATGAAGTATCCTGATTCCATCGCAAGTTTAAATTTTGTTGATATTATAGATCCGTTAGCTGATGATTTTATCGAAACtgatttgttttataatttttataggaAATTGGAGGATCTCGATGATGAAAGTGAAATCATTTCAACTCTTTCCTCCATTTCTGATTCTCGATTAATTCCACCTAAACCCCTTCCCTTAATTTTGCAGGAGCCACAACTAGAATTGAAGCAACTTCTATCGCATCTCAAATACGAATTTTTGGGCTATAACTGA